The Saccharomycodes ludwigii strain NBRC 1722 chromosome II, whole genome shotgun sequence genome window below encodes:
- the HNT3 gene encoding DNA 5'-adenosine monophosphate hydrolase (similar to Saccharomyces cerevisiae YOR258W | HNT3 | Histidine triad NucleoTide-binding), translating into MSWKYVLKGYIVNPTSENTLFYDDSCVIIKDSFPKAKYHLLILPRDHKITIKDPKTLTFKEKSRYEKYIVWAKNYILETSKSNGGFDNNIKINDIRVGIHYVPSLANLHIHVITNDFVSDKLKYPKHYKAFNGPFFVDWDQLPLPPPYLTSKEAEMKYIKLQPLKCSHCDYPFKNLPTLKKHLKQEWETKKN; encoded by the coding sequence ATGTCCTGGAAATATGTACTTAAAGGGTATATTGTGAACCCTACCTCAGAAAATACCTTATTTTATGATGATAGCTGtgttataataaaagacaGTTTCCCCAAGGCtaaatatcatttattGATACTTCCAAGAGATCATAAAATCACCATTAAAGATCCTAAAACATTAACATTTAAGGAAAAATCTAgatatgaaaaatatattgtcTGGgctaaaaattatatattggAAACTTCGAAAAGTAACGGTggttttgataataatattaaaattaatgatatAAGAGTCGGAATTCACTACGTTCCCTCCTTAGCAAACTTGCATATTCATGTAATAACAAATGATTTTGTTAGTGATAAGTTGAAATACCCTAAGCATTACAAGGCATTCAATGGGCCTTTTTTCGTTGATTGGGACCAATTGCCATTGCCACCGCCATATTTAACTTCAAAGGAGGCTGAAATGAAATACATAAAACTACAACCTTTAAAATGTAGTCATTGTGATTATCCattcaaaaatttacccactttgaaaaaacatttaaagcAGGAGTgggaaacaaaaaaaaattaa
- the MRPL40 gene encoding mitochondrial 54S ribosomal protein uL24m MRPL40 (similar to Saccharomyces cerevisiae YPL173W | MRPL40 | Mitochondrial Ribosomal Protein Large subunit), translating to MSYSHLSNTGSRFTKEISKQLLPRYHKYLLKSVPDFLRPRLPLATKENQYKNERDWVFMPGDRVVVTDGDCRGNVCVVVRHNKDTNSYILNENGPTIEAAVPKELWVDGQKSHVVNFPKAVLKSSLKLLADIEDDKTGKTKTVAIQNVVFRGSYFDKNYNKIMPIRCVSGQEDLIIPWPKPEEHEDGPLATSQSICREQTFWVESIVKAPIPKAALPSIRNEKSKYARKNEKLSTADIKRLVAPKMPLTDTKMHFIAERKELEETVYKKRVLTEEAKEKIGEKVFEHLSKEML from the coding sequence atgtcCTATTCTCACTTAAGTAACACGGGTTCTCGTTTTACCAAAGAAATCTCAAAGCAATTATTACCACGCTatcataaatatttattaaaatctgTCCCAGATTTTTTGCGTCCTAGACTACCACTAGCCACAAAGGAAAACCagtataaaaatgaaagagaTTGGGTGTTTATGCCAGGTGATCGTGTAGTTGTGACCGATGGTGATTGTAGAGGTAACGTGTGTGTTGTTGTTCGACACAATAAAGATACCAAtagttatattttaaacgAAAATGGACCAACCATTGAAGCCGCTGTCCCAAAAGAATTATGGGTTGATGGCCAAAAGTCTCATGTTgtaaattttccaaaagctgttttaaaaagtagtttaaaacttttagcTGATATTGAGGATGATAAAACAGGTAAAACAAAGACTGTTGCTATTCAAAATGTAGTGTTCCGTGGATCTTACTTTGATAAAAACTACAACAAGATTATGCCAATAAGATGTGTGTCAGGCCAAGAAGATCTAATTATACCATGGCCAAAACCAGAAGAACACGAGGATGGTCCACTGGCCACTTCTCAATCGATTTGTAGGGAACAAACTTTTTGGGTGGAAAGTATTGTTAAAGCCCCTATTCCAAAAGCTGCTTTACCTAGTATTAGAAACGAAAAATCGAAATATGCTAGAAAGAATGAGAAATTAAGCACTGCAGATATAAAGAGGTTGGTTGCGCCAAAGATGCCGTTAACGGACACTAAGATGCATTTCATTGCTGAACGTAAAGAATTAGAAGAAACTGTTTATAAAAAACGTGTATTAACAGAGGAAGCCAAGGAAAAAATCGgtgaaaaagtttttgaaCATTTGTCCAAAGAAATGTTATGA
- a CDS encoding uncharacterized protein (similar to Saccharomyces cerevisiae YOR172W | YRM1 | Yeast Reveromycin resistance Modulator), with translation MSVNSDSIKKNNIIVNDLPENNDNVQDIQKIKKRRRKVIRSCLFCRQRKLKCDHNYPKCSSCATRNIENCVYLSNGTNNTPSNAVEKNTAITTIDTKMSILSGKQNSSIDNLTDDNNLMNEYDVYSITGAHGVSNKNVLLNPLQNYGFLFSKENKDVYLGPTSLKAGLVFSDIKFNTKQQKLWNIFEKERLQWKEANLRLIKKEMKIVERSQVGSLLLEMCSVLPKYSEIETCVREYFNSCYHSFFHILDERKVLKDMESCIIHDENDTVIELKLLEERNYFSLAIVLYLVLFMHFQREAPDAMLQFFLALEAMSSGPLCFIERAQFLMLRFLFKIFNEPYIHYLYVSSLVESLCSIIVVLGLNRDIRKIYTGKESKIGDIATLENLWYWTLYADYITSFELGKPLYFSDAHFMPSDLKTFERGRLPLLKRFLYISRKILNDLLKPTGIPALKVHLQIINKFMKKEFKRIRFYTDAKLVKQADLFEYLVLLPLMALRLCIGHFFKLLFGTSNTWNENELIRCSFNTLKMCTTLLTEAGSKEKVLSSQRSEFIFAKPLLNIAWAIRKCTVIRCYKDFFNNLYNTDGVFENCTKDSGKNNLLDQLINSLDSFNAKICYKRSNYIVAFQKYCEYLDEYYDAENKTISMSTNTTLQSIQLKVIEKLSRSLLSEAITENTNFEASDQINTTSNETDDSVSNITGSLSAHSIEITDSSPQHFQNNFNDQTINDKQYLFSTNSDFLTLENLLGEDETGMFDILDLDLKQFLSM, from the coding sequence ATGTCAGTGAATAGTGatagtataaaaaaaaacaatattattgtcaaTGATCTTCCTGAAAACAATGATAATGTTCAAGACATACAAAAgattaagaaaagaagaagaaaagttATTAGATCATGCTTATTTTGTAGACAAAGGAAACTGAAATGTGATCATAATTACCCGAAATGTAGTTCATGTGCAACTAggaatattgaaaattgtGTTTATTTAAGCAACGGCACAAATAATACACCTTCCAATGCTgtagaaaaaaacacaGCCATTACCACCATTGATACAAAAATGTCTATTCTTTCTGGAAAGCAGAATTCCTCTATAGATAACTTAACAGacgataataatttaatgaaTGAATACGATGTTTATTCTATCACTGGAGCACATGGAGtttcaaacaaaaatgtaTTGCTTAATCCTTTACAAAATTATGGGTTTTTATTTAGCAAAGAGAATAAAGATGTTTATTTAGGACCAACCTCACTTAAGGCCGGGCTTGTTTTTTCtgatataaaatttaacaCCAAGCAGCAGAAATTATGgaatatatttgaaaaagaacGCTTGCAGTGGAAAGAGGCCAATTTGAGATTgattaaaaaggaaatgaAAATAGTGGAAAGATCACAGGTTGGATCTTTACTTTTGGAAATGTGTTCTGTTTTACCCAAGTATTCAGAGATTGAGACATGTGTACgtgaatattttaattcatgttaccattcttttttccataTTTTGGACGAAAGAAAAGTGCTGAAGGATATGGAATCATGTATTATTCATGATGAAAACGATACTGttattgaattaaaattattggaagaaaggaattatttttcactTGCCATAGTATTGTACCTCGTTTTATTTATGCATTTTCAAAGAGAAGCACCAGATGCCAtgttacaattttttttggctttAGAAGCTATGTCAAGTGGGCCCTTGTGTTTTATAGAAAGAGCCCAATTCTTAATGCTGAGGTTTTTgttcaaaatattcaatGAGCCATATATACATTATTTATATGTGTCTTCCCTTGTGGAATCCCTATGCTCCATTATAGTGGTTCTGGGTTTAAACAGAGACATCAGGAAAATTTACACGGGAAAAGAGTCTAAGATAGGTGATATAGCTACTCTTGAAAATTTGTGGTATTGGACTTTGTATGCGGATTATATAACTTCTTTCGAGTTAGGAAAACccttatatttttctgaTGCACATTTTATGCCATCTGATTTGAAAACTTTTGAAAGAGGAAGATTACCTCTTTTGAAAAGGTTTCTATATATTTCTAGAAAGATTTTAAACGATTTACTGAAGCCAACAGGCATTCCAGCTTTAAAGGTTCATttacaaattataaataaatttatgaaGAAAGAGTTTAAAAGAATTCGGTTCTACACAGATGCTAAATTGGTTAAACAAGCTGATTTATTTGAATACCTCGTACTGCTACCGCTAATGGCATTAAGATTATGTATTggccatttttttaaacttttgttTGGCACATCAAATACCTGGAATGAAAATGAGTTGATCAGATGTAGTTTTAATACATTGAAAATGTGCACAACTCTTTTAACGGAGGCTGGTTCTAAGGAGAAAGTATTAAGTTCACAGAGAAgtgaatttatttttgcaaaaccacttttaaatattgcATGGGCCATAAGAAAATGTACCGTAATTAGATGTTacaaagatttttttaacaactTATATAATACGGATGGTGTGTTTGAAAATTGCACAAAAGATTCCgggaaaaataatttattggaTCAATTAATTAACTCGTTGGATTCCTTTAATGCCAAAATCTGCTACAAAAGGTCTAATTATATTGTagcttttcaaaaatattgtgAATATTTAGATGAATATTATGACgctgaaaataaaactattagTATGTCTACAAATACCACTCTTCAAAGTATCCAATTAAAAGTTATCGAGAAGTTGTCTAGATCACTTCTTTCAGAGGCTATTACTGAAAATACTAATTTTGAGGCATCGGACCAAATAAACACTACTTCTAATGAAACCGATGATTCTGTCAGCAATATCACTGGTAGTCTCAGTGCTCATTCTATAGAAATTACTGACAGTAGTCCGCagcattttcaaaataattttaatgatCAAACTATAAATGATaaacaatatttattttctactAATTCTGATTTTTTGACTTTAGAAAATTTACTTGGTGAAGATGAGACTGGAATGTTTGACATTTTAGATTTGGATTTGAAACAATTTCTTTCTATGTGA